From a single Planctellipticum variicoloris genomic region:
- a CDS encoding rod shape-determining protein → MRSWLSPDIALDLGTANTLMALQGRGVVLDEPSVVALQKGTRRVLGRGTAVGKLARQMLGRTPDSITAVKPIRNGVITDFELCEAMLRYFLQKASHQTPGFRPRVVVAVPGSITPVEKRAVLNSLERAGAGRVYLIAESKAAGIGAGLPLSEPLASLVCDIGGGTTEIAVFSLGESVASRSLRTAGDELDEALVEYVRQHFSLRIGPQTAEQIKIRIGSAYPLDQEQTTEVRGLDIVSSVPRKAIITSEEVREALKGPLMTMLGGIKSVVEQCDPELVADLADTGLVLSGGVALLRGLDLFLQEQLGIPVRVAADPQRSVVRGAAICVEHLDQWKASLEAGAGDL, encoded by the coding sequence TTGCGTTCGTGGCTGAGTCCTGACATCGCTTTGGATCTCGGGACGGCCAATACGCTGATGGCGCTCCAGGGACGTGGAGTCGTCCTGGATGAACCGTCGGTCGTCGCCCTGCAGAAGGGGACCCGACGCGTTCTCGGTCGCGGTACGGCCGTCGGCAAGCTGGCCCGGCAGATGCTCGGGCGGACTCCCGATTCGATCACCGCGGTGAAGCCGATCCGGAACGGCGTGATCACCGATTTCGAGCTGTGCGAGGCGATGCTGCGGTACTTCCTGCAGAAGGCTTCGCATCAGACGCCTGGATTCCGGCCGCGAGTGGTTGTCGCGGTGCCGGGGAGTATTACGCCGGTCGAGAAACGGGCGGTGCTCAACAGTCTGGAACGGGCGGGGGCCGGCCGAGTGTATCTGATTGCGGAGTCGAAGGCGGCGGGGATTGGCGCCGGGCTGCCGCTGTCGGAACCGCTGGCCAGCCTGGTGTGCGACATCGGCGGCGGAACGACGGAGATTGCGGTGTTCAGTCTCGGGGAGAGCGTCGCAAGCCGGTCGCTGCGGACGGCGGGGGACGAGCTGGACGAGGCGCTGGTGGAGTATGTCCGGCAGCACTTTTCGCTGCGGATCGGCCCGCAGACGGCGGAGCAGATCAAGATCCGGATCGGGAGCGCCTATCCGCTGGACCAGGAGCAGACGACTGAAGTGCGCGGGCTGGACATCGTCAGCAGCGTGCCGCGGAAGGCGATCATCACTAGCGAAGAAGTCCGCGAGGCCCTAAAGGGTCCGCTGATGACGATGCTCGGGGGAATTAAATCGGTCGTGGAGCAGTGCGACCCGGAACTGGTGGCGGACCTGGCGGATACCGGGCTCGTGCTGTCGGGGGGCGTGGCGCTGCTCCGCGGACTGGACCTGTTTCTGCAGGAACAACTGGGGATTCCAGTGCGGGTGGCAGCCGATCCGCAGCGGTCAGTCGTGCGCGGGGCGGCGATCTGCGTGGAACATCTGGATCAGTGGAAGGCAAGCCTCGAAGCCGGGGCGGGGGATCTGTAA
- a CDS encoding rod shape-determining protein MreC — translation MTRHVPLLVWLALLALGLRSAPAGMADGWRGLTADVLRPGLEGLRWTRQAWRELADHRNAVAGEAAARETRELRERVARLEDELQSAVAQAALQAEAELSSDPAGLAAYVPEASARLLVPQLLQVGVLGEAAATEWRRGLYLAGGSVQGLRESSLVLTDLRPLIDYGRDGGVAAEDPLLLGRQVIGKVAQAGRWSSSVLLLTDAGYRGRAQLVRATSQGPVFAAPGILHGTGEPTCKLEGIPSTESVRVGDFVYTAERDGVIPVPLYYGKVVEATASPDDREWTIRVEPAQLPGELTRVAVLRTLLNPDRPLAN, via the coding sequence ATGACTCGTCATGTTCCGCTGCTGGTCTGGCTGGCGCTGCTGGCACTGGGCCTGCGGTCCGCCCCGGCGGGGATGGCGGACGGGTGGCGCGGGTTGACGGCTGATGTTCTGCGGCCGGGTCTGGAAGGACTCCGCTGGACGCGGCAGGCGTGGCGCGAGCTCGCCGACCATCGCAACGCGGTCGCGGGAGAGGCGGCGGCCCGTGAGACCCGCGAGCTGAGAGAGCGTGTCGCCAGGCTGGAGGACGAACTGCAGTCGGCGGTTGCGCAGGCAGCCTTGCAGGCGGAAGCCGAACTCAGCAGCGATCCCGCGGGGCTGGCGGCGTATGTGCCGGAAGCGTCTGCGCGATTGCTCGTCCCGCAACTGCTGCAGGTCGGCGTGCTCGGGGAAGCGGCGGCGACCGAGTGGCGACGGGGACTATATCTGGCGGGGGGAAGCGTCCAGGGCCTGCGGGAGTCGTCGCTGGTGCTGACCGATCTCCGCCCTCTGATCGACTACGGCCGGGATGGCGGCGTCGCGGCGGAAGACCCGCTGCTGCTGGGGCGGCAGGTGATTGGCAAGGTGGCGCAGGCGGGGCGATGGTCGAGCAGCGTGCTGCTGCTGACGGACGCCGGCTATCGTGGCCGGGCGCAACTGGTCCGGGCGACATCGCAGGGACCGGTGTTTGCGGCGCCCGGCATTCTGCACGGAACCGGCGAACCGACCTGCAAGTTGGAGGGGATTCCTTCAACCGAATCGGTGCGGGTGGGGGACTTTGTCTATACCGCGGAACGGGACGGCGTGATCCCGGTGCCGCTGTATTACGGCAAAGTCGTCGAAGCCACGGCGTCTCCCGACGATCGCGAGTGGACGATCCGCGTCGAACCCGCACAGTTGCCCGGCGAACTGACCCGCGTTGCAGTCCTGCGGACCTTGCTCAATCCGGATCGGCCGCTGGCCAATTGA